A single genomic interval of Methylosinus sp. LW4 harbors:
- a CDS encoding TIGR02117 family protein, whose amino-acid sequence MRRAARTVVLILLAPLVPAALYLIAAAIASRIPANDDWREPDSGITIYVQTNGVHTGVVVPANAAGVDWSHRIQPGDAPGWSTTPGWLAFGWGDRDFYLNTPTWAEFSFLRGLKAVTGQGSTLVHVDLLEDVRPRETVRPLRITPEQYHRLAAFIDTTFADRREVIPGYGPSDVFYGARGHYSAFRTCNVWTSEALRAAGIRTAQWSPFDDGVMRWASR is encoded by the coding sequence ATGCGCCGCGCCGCGCGCACCGTCGTCCTCATCCTCCTTGCGCCGCTGGTCCCCGCCGCGCTCTATCTCATTGCCGCCGCGATCGCGAGCCGCATTCCTGCCAATGACGACTGGCGCGAGCCGGATAGTGGCATAACCATCTATGTGCAGACCAATGGCGTGCACACCGGCGTCGTCGTGCCTGCGAACGCCGCCGGCGTCGATTGGAGCCATCGCATCCAACCGGGCGATGCGCCCGGATGGTCGACCACGCCGGGCTGGCTCGCTTTCGGCTGGGGCGATCGGGACTTCTATCTCAACACACCGACCTGGGCGGAGTTTTCGTTTCTGCGCGGACTGAAGGCCGTGACGGGGCAGGGGTCGACGCTGGTGCATGTGGACCTCCTCGAGGACGTCCGCCCGCGCGAGACGGTCCGTCCGCTGCGGATAACGCCCGAGCAATACCACCGGCTCGCCGCCTTCATCGACACCACATTCGCCGATCGGCGCGAGGTCATTCCCGGCTACGGTCCCAGCGACGTCTTTTATGGCGCGCGCGGCCATTACAGCGCGTTTCGGACCTGCAACGTCTGGACGAGCGAGGCGCTGCGCGCCGCCGGGATTCGAACGGCTCAATGGAGCCCGTTCGACGATGGCGTCATGCGATGGGCTTCACGATAG
- a CDS encoding LysR family transcriptional regulator: protein MLDGVSLDQLRTFIAAADEGSFSAAGRRLGRAQSVVSQTLANLEGQLGVRLFERKGRYPQLTAEGKTLLSEARSVAASMDLFKARARGFAGGLEPELSVIVNVLFPTETLTRAVVDFQAEFPDTPLRIAVEGLGAVIDSVLGRHCSFGIRGPLAIGHPELASEALLDIRYVMVASSRHPLAAHRGAIPTKELARHVQLVLSDRSRMTEGRDFRVFSQKTWRLSDLGVKHAFLHAGLGWGGMPFDFVAADLANGALVQLDLAEMIVGSEMAMSAVYRKDSPPGPAGRWLIERLQRIGETRGD from the coding sequence ATGCTCGACGGCGTCTCTCTAGATCAGCTTCGCACTTTCATCGCCGCGGCCGACGAAGGCAGCTTCTCGGCGGCCGGGCGGAGGCTCGGCCGCGCGCAGTCGGTGGTCAGCCAGACGCTCGCCAATCTCGAAGGCCAGCTCGGCGTGCGGCTGTTCGAGCGCAAAGGCCGTTACCCGCAGCTGACCGCCGAGGGAAAGACGTTGTTGTCGGAAGCCCGTTCCGTCGCCGCGAGCATGGATTTGTTCAAAGCCCGAGCGCGCGGGTTCGCCGGCGGGCTCGAGCCCGAGCTGAGCGTCATCGTCAATGTGCTGTTCCCGACCGAAACGCTGACCCGCGCCGTCGTCGACTTCCAAGCCGAGTTTCCCGACACGCCATTGCGAATCGCCGTGGAGGGATTGGGAGCCGTCATCGATTCCGTTCTCGGTCGCCATTGCTCCTTCGGCATTCGCGGTCCCTTGGCGATCGGCCATCCTGAGCTCGCCAGCGAGGCGCTGCTCGACATCCGCTATGTGATGGTCGCATCGTCTCGCCACCCATTGGCGGCGCACCGCGGCGCGATCCCGACAAAGGAGCTCGCACGGCATGTGCAGCTCGTCTTGAGCGATCGCTCTCGGATGACGGAAGGGCGGGATTTCCGTGTATTCTCCCAAAAGACGTGGCGTCTTTCCGACCTCGGCGTGAAGCATGCGTTCTTGCATGCCGGACTCGGCTGGGGAGGCATGCCGTTCGACTTCGTCGCGGCGGATTTGGCGAATGGCGCGCTGGTCCAGCTGGATTTGGCCGAAATGATCGTCGGTTCCGAAATGGCCATGTCGGCGGTCTACCGCAAGGATTCCCCGCCCGGCCCGGCTGGCCGTTGGCTCATCGAGCGTCTGCAGAGGATCGGCGAGACGCGCGGGGATTGA
- a CDS encoding TetR/AcrR family transcriptional regulator, whose translation MRPSPLAPAEALESSAGRKETQIVSAARNEFLKRGFGETSMESIARAAGVSKTTLYAYFQSKEALFSHLIESECDEKRMFEPAPMIGCCIDSALRGLGKEFILHFLSQDETKFFQTVSSERLRFPGLCQLYFRTGQNKANEFVAAFLEDAKAQGWLTFGDAHLAANQFLNLILSDLPMRVALGLDLPNEAEAERVMEAGVFVFLSAYRAAPTKSA comes from the coding sequence ATGAGACCGTCACCCCTTGCGCCGGCGGAAGCGCTGGAATCTTCGGCGGGTCGGAAAGAGACCCAGATCGTCTCTGCCGCCCGAAACGAGTTTCTGAAGCGCGGATTCGGGGAAACCAGCATGGAGTCGATCGCGCGCGCCGCGGGCGTGTCGAAAACGACGCTCTACGCCTATTTCCAAAGCAAGGAAGCGCTGTTCAGCCATTTGATCGAGTCGGAATGCGATGAGAAGCGCATGTTCGAGCCTGCGCCGATGATCGGATGCTGCATCGACTCGGCTCTTCGAGGTCTGGGAAAGGAATTCATTCTCCATTTTCTCTCACAAGACGAAACCAAATTCTTCCAGACCGTGTCCAGCGAGCGGCTCCGCTTTCCTGGACTCTGCCAACTCTATTTTCGCACTGGCCAAAACAAGGCGAATGAATTTGTCGCCGCCTTTCTCGAAGACGCCAAAGCGCAAGGCTGGTTGACCTTCGGCGACGCCCATCTCGCGGCAAATCAATTCCTCAATCTCATATTGTCGGATCTGCCGATGCGCGTCGCTCTGGGCCTCGACCTGCCGAATGAGGCGGAGGCGGAGAGAGTGATGGAGGCGGGCGTATTCGTATTCCTGAGCGCCTATCGGGCGGCGCCGACCAAAAGCGCGTGA
- a CDS encoding DoxX family protein, which translates to MTEAGAATSAVRPSLGWRATLWIAQILLALLYGAAGAMKSIATPEALATMGVAYATDIPFWLLRFIGYSELTGAVGIVLPALIGVKPGLTPLAAAGFSIIQVLAIGFHIMRGETNALSMNLPLLGLSLFVLWGWIRRPPVASRGR; encoded by the coding sequence ATGACTGAAGCTGGAGCCGCGACAAGCGCCGTTCGCCCGTCTCTGGGCTGGCGAGCGACTCTCTGGATCGCACAGATTCTGCTCGCGCTTCTGTATGGAGCCGCGGGCGCGATGAAGAGCATCGCAACGCCCGAGGCGTTGGCGACGATGGGTGTCGCCTATGCGACCGACATTCCGTTCTGGCTGCTGCGCTTCATCGGCTATTCCGAGTTGACGGGCGCGGTCGGAATCGTCCTGCCCGCATTGATCGGCGTCAAGCCGGGCCTCACGCCGCTCGCTGCGGCGGGATTTTCCATCATCCAAGTCTTGGCGATCGGCTTCCATATCATGCGCGGCGAGACGAACGCTTTGTCGATGAATCTTCCTCTCCTCGGCCTATCGCTGTTCGTGCTGTGGGGCTGGATCAGACGGCCGCCTGTCGCGTCGCGCGGCAGGTGA
- a CDS encoding 4Fe-4S binding protein, whose translation MSTNPMKVRRAAAHPDRPGEACKAEPGAYRPEVDPRRCEGKGDCIEVCPYGVFELGRLPDEIFDAMPLLARMKSWAHGRKTVFTPKADACRACGLCVVACPERALRLVGAEVG comes from the coding sequence GTGAGCACCAATCCTATGAAAGTGAGACGGGCCGCCGCCCACCCCGACCGGCCAGGCGAGGCATGCAAGGCGGAACCCGGCGCCTATCGCCCCGAGGTCGACCCGCGCCGCTGCGAAGGCAAGGGCGATTGCATCGAGGTCTGTCCATATGGCGTGTTCGAGCTCGGCCGTCTTCCCGACGAAATCTTCGACGCTATGCCGCTGCTCGCGCGGATGAAGTCTTGGGCGCACGGGCGAAAAACGGTCTTCACCCCCAAGGCCGACGCCTGCCGGGCCTGCGGCCTGTGCGTCGTGGCGTGCCCCGAACGCGCGCTCCGACTTGTCGGGGCGGAGGTCGGCTGA
- a CDS encoding VIT1/CCC1 transporter family protein, with product MPATPHVEKHFTATEMVRDVVIGMSDGLTVPFALAAGLSAAVASTDVIVTAGLAEIAAGAIAMGLGGFLAARTDAQHYASEAAREGREIDLMRDHEIHEIEQLLQGYGLTGDPLKSLVAAISADKERWIDFMMRFELGLEKPDPRRALASALTIGLAYVVGGLTPLVPYMTTDNVDTALLRSVLATGVALLAFGAAKGHFTGVDRARAAIQTLAVGGLAASAAFGLARAFG from the coding sequence ATGCCTGCAACGCCCCATGTAGAAAAGCACTTCACCGCCACGGAAATGGTTCGCGACGTCGTGATCGGCATGTCCGATGGCTTGACGGTGCCTTTCGCTCTCGCCGCGGGCCTGTCGGCCGCGGTCGCAAGCACCGACGTGATCGTGACCGCCGGCCTCGCTGAAATTGCCGCAGGCGCCATCGCAATGGGTCTCGGAGGCTTTCTCGCCGCGCGGACCGATGCTCAACACTACGCGTCCGAGGCGGCGCGGGAAGGTCGAGAGATCGACCTCATGCGCGACCATGAGATTCACGAGATCGAGCAGCTTCTCCAAGGATACGGCCTGACCGGCGATCCGCTGAAATCGCTGGTCGCCGCCATATCGGCCGACAAGGAACGGTGGATCGATTTCATGATGCGCTTCGAGCTCGGGCTGGAGAAGCCGGATCCGCGGCGTGCGCTGGCGAGCGCCCTGACGATCGGACTCGCCTATGTCGTCGGCGGCCTCACGCCACTCGTTCCCTACATGACGACGGACAACGTCGACACCGCGCTTTTGAGGTCCGTTCTCGCCACGGGTGTGGCGTTGCTGGCGTTCGGCGCGGCGAAAGGGCATTTCACCGGCGTCGATCGAGCGCGCGCGGCAATCCAGACCCTCGCCGTGGGGGGACTTGCCGCCTCGGCGGCCTTCGGTCTGGCTCGCGCTTTCGGGTAA
- a CDS encoding ATP-binding protein: protein MATDVHVAAERERVSPIRIEDDGSGVPPEKLIELGRRGVRLRQKTESAGLGLSIRRRLWRAIRFGTRSPHGFQADHHSAGMIALRSICSFSARRPRRRTRSGVRRAASCNYCNSFRSPSTTRLWDPPAGRSGAYFGLRRNPAAFLGFGAILHIRAGDVARAIPPASRRDGRKLHHRHARNPRGGDAYSLFGGLHRPLGRAPESGPSLRSTRRQSLDSIS from the coding sequence GTGGCCACAGACGTCCATGTAGCGGCGGAACGCGAACGCGTGTCGCCGATCCGCATCGAGGACGACGGCTCAGGAGTTCCCCCCGAAAAGCTCATCGAGCTCGGGCGGCGGGGCGTTCGACTCCGCCAAAAGACCGAGAGCGCCGGGCTCGGGCTCTCGATCCGTCGACGCCTATGGCGGGCAATTCGCTTTGGGACTCGCAGCCCTCACGGATTTCAGGCGGATCATCACTCTGCCGGCATGATTGCCCTCAGAAGCATTTGTTCGTTTTCAGCTCGTAGACCCAGGCGGCGCACTCGTTCTGGCGTCCGCCGTGCTGCCTCATGCAATTATTGTAATTCGTTTCGATCGCCAAGCACAACGCGACTTTGGGATCCGCCTGCGGGACGAAGCGGCGCCTATTTTGGTCTTCGTCGTAATCCCGCGGCCTTTCTTGGCTTCGGCGCCATTCTTCATATTCGCGCCGGCGATGTCGCTCGCGCCATTCCTCCCGCATCTCGTCGAGACGGGCGCAAGCTTCATCATCGCCATGCTCGCAATCCTCGTGGAGGCGATGCATATAGTCTCTTCGGCGGTCTTCATCGTCCTCTTGGGCGCGCGCCAGAGTCGGGGCCATCGTTACGATCAACCCGACGACAATCGCTTGACTCCATTTCATAG
- a CDS encoding efflux RND transporter permease subunit: MSRFFIDRPVFAWVLGLIVMLLGGISIFRLPIAQYPSIAPPQISISVAYPGASAQTVMDTVVRPILQQMSGLDGLEYVSSSAQSNGSMEIDLTFAQGVDPNIAQVQVQNKLSLAQPTLPTEVTQQGIKVNKSVRSFMMIVGVYSDDGAMSAIDIDDYVASNLKDPLTRITGVGDFTSFGSEYAMRIWLDPDKLYKYSLTVGDVTSALTAQNVQVSSGELGGLPASRGNRLDAAIIGPTRLETPEQFENILLKVNPSGSQVRLRDVARVEIGAQSYSTASLYNGKPFGALALKLAPGANQLSTESAVRAELARLEQFFPPGLKLAYPLDTEPFITLSIEEVVKTLFEAVALVFLVMLVFLQNLRATLIPTIAVPIVLLGTFGVLAAFGYSINTLTMLAMVLAVGLLVDDAIVVVENVERLMSEKGLSPREAARASMDEISGALVGIALVLSAVFLPMAFFGGSTGVIYRQFSVTIVSAMTLSALVALILTPALCATLLRSSAHARERKNGFSKWFDAMFDRVNERYKNGVYNLIAHSRARLLIFIAITAAVIAMFGRMPTGFLPEEDQALLFGQVTMPTGATAEQTARMNEQLTEYLLTAEKDNVESVLTVSGFNFGGQAQNAGFAAIKLKDWSARPNPAQSGAAVAGRVMRRFAGNRDGRLFVFQPPAVMELGNATGFDLQLEDRGRLGHDKLLAARNQLLAMAAQDPALAGVRPNGLEDAPQYRLKIDREKANALGVSVSDLNAAIQGALGSQYVNQFLRAGRVKQVYVQGDTSSRMSPSDLARWHVRNSSGKMVPFDAFVDGAWTSGPQKVEGYNGLTSFEILGAPAPGHSTGEAMAAMQRLIEKLPPGVGYEWTGLSYEEQKSGSQTAPLYALSLAVVLLCLAALYESWTIPLAVILVVPLGVIGSIVATLGSGLANDVYFQVGLLTTVGLAVKNAILIVEFAKAFFDAGATLEDAAIAAAGERLRPILMTSIAFVVGTLPLVVATGAGSAARIAIGTAVVGGMFSATLLAIFFVPALFVSVLGVFRVRPSRSVAHPSTLATQEA, from the coding sequence ATGTCACGTTTCTTCATAGACCGTCCGGTCTTCGCATGGGTGCTCGGCCTGATCGTGATGCTGCTCGGCGGGATCTCGATCTTTCGGCTTCCGATCGCGCAATATCCCAGCATCGCTCCGCCGCAAATCTCGATCTCGGTCGCGTATCCGGGCGCCTCCGCTCAGACGGTCATGGATACCGTCGTGCGACCCATTCTCCAGCAAATGTCCGGCCTGGACGGCTTGGAGTATGTGTCGTCGAGCGCCCAATCCAATGGCTCGATGGAGATCGACCTGACATTCGCGCAGGGCGTCGACCCGAACATCGCGCAGGTGCAAGTCCAGAACAAGCTGTCTCTCGCCCAGCCGACTCTGCCGACCGAGGTCACTCAGCAAGGAATCAAGGTCAACAAATCGGTCAGAAGCTTCATGATGATCGTCGGCGTGTATTCCGACGACGGCGCCATGTCGGCCATCGACATAGATGACTATGTCGCTTCCAATCTCAAGGATCCATTGACCCGCATCACGGGCGTCGGCGACTTCACGTCTTTCGGATCCGAATACGCCATGCGCATTTGGCTCGACCCGGACAAGCTCTATAAATATTCGCTGACCGTCGGCGATGTGACGAGCGCGCTCACCGCGCAGAATGTGCAGGTGTCGTCGGGCGAGCTCGGCGGGCTGCCAGCCAGCAGAGGAAACAGGCTCGACGCCGCCATCATCGGGCCGACCCGGCTCGAGACTCCCGAGCAATTCGAAAATATTTTGCTCAAGGTGAATCCCAGCGGCTCGCAAGTCCGACTGCGGGACGTCGCGCGCGTCGAAATCGGCGCGCAATCCTATTCCACGGCGTCTCTCTATAACGGCAAGCCATTCGGCGCTCTCGCGCTGAAGCTCGCCCCGGGAGCCAACCAGCTCTCCACGGAGTCCGCGGTGCGCGCCGAGCTCGCGCGTCTCGAGCAGTTCTTCCCGCCTGGCCTCAAGCTCGCCTATCCGCTCGACACAGAGCCCTTCATCACGCTCTCCATCGAAGAAGTCGTGAAGACTCTCTTCGAAGCCGTCGCGCTGGTCTTTCTGGTCATGCTGGTCTTTCTGCAGAATCTCCGCGCGACGCTCATTCCGACGATCGCCGTGCCGATCGTGCTGCTCGGCACGTTCGGCGTGCTCGCCGCCTTCGGCTATTCGATCAACACGCTGACCATGCTCGCAATGGTGCTCGCCGTCGGCCTTCTCGTCGATGACGCCATCGTCGTCGTCGAAAATGTCGAGCGGCTCATGAGCGAGAAGGGCTTGTCGCCGCGCGAAGCCGCGCGCGCGTCGATGGACGAGATATCCGGCGCCCTCGTCGGAATTGCGCTGGTGCTCTCTGCGGTGTTCCTTCCCATGGCGTTTTTCGGCGGCTCCACCGGCGTCATCTATCGCCAATTTTCTGTGACGATCGTGTCCGCAATGACGCTCTCCGCGCTCGTGGCGCTGATTCTCACTCCGGCTCTCTGCGCGACTCTGTTGCGGAGCAGCGCGCATGCGCGCGAGCGCAAGAACGGCTTTTCCAAATGGTTCGATGCGATGTTCGATCGCGTCAACGAGCGCTACAAGAACGGCGTCTATAATTTGATCGCTCATTCGCGCGCCCGCCTTCTGATCTTCATCGCGATCACCGCAGCCGTGATCGCGATGTTCGGCCGCATGCCGACGGGCTTTCTTCCCGAAGAGGACCAGGCGCTCTTGTTCGGCCAAGTGACCATGCCGACCGGCGCGACCGCCGAGCAAACGGCGCGGATGAACGAGCAGCTGACGGAATATCTGCTGACGGCCGAGAAGGACAATGTCGAATCGGTGCTGACGGTCTCCGGCTTCAATTTCGGCGGACAAGCGCAGAACGCCGGCTTCGCGGCGATCAAGCTGAAGGACTGGTCGGCGAGGCCGAATCCCGCGCAGAGCGGCGCGGCGGTCGCTGGCCGCGTGATGCGGCGTTTCGCCGGCAACCGTGACGGCCGCCTGTTCGTATTCCAGCCGCCGGCCGTGATGGAGCTCGGCAACGCCACGGGCTTCGACCTACAGCTCGAAGACCGAGGCCGGCTCGGTCACGACAAGCTTCTCGCCGCGCGCAATCAATTGCTCGCAATGGCGGCGCAGGATCCCGCGCTCGCCGGGGTGCGCCCGAACGGCCTCGAAGATGCGCCGCAATACAGGCTGAAGATCGATCGCGAGAAGGCCAATGCGCTCGGCGTCTCGGTCAGCGATCTCAACGCCGCCATACAGGGCGCTCTCGGCTCGCAATACGTCAACCAGTTCCTGCGAGCGGGACGCGTGAAGCAGGTCTATGTGCAAGGCGACACGAGCTCGCGAATGTCCCCTTCGGATCTCGCGCGATGGCATGTGCGCAATTCATCCGGCAAGATGGTTCCGTTCGACGCCTTCGTCGATGGCGCATGGACATCGGGCCCGCAAAAGGTGGAAGGCTACAATGGCCTCACATCCTTCGAAATTCTCGGCGCCCCTGCGCCCGGCCACAGCACGGGCGAAGCTATGGCGGCGATGCAGCGCCTCATCGAGAAGCTTCCTCCAGGCGTCGGCTACGAATGGACCGGCCTCTCCTATGAGGAGCAGAAATCCGGCTCCCAGACGGCCCCGCTCTACGCCCTCTCGCTCGCCGTGGTGCTGCTCTGTCTCGCGGCTCTATATGAAAGCTGGACGATTCCTCTCGCCGTCATTCTGGTCGTCCCGCTCGGCGTCATCGGCTCGATCGTCGCGACGCTGGGAAGCGGACTGGCCAATGACGTCTATTTTCAGGTCGGCTTGCTCACGACCGTCGGTCTCGCAGTGAAGAATGCGATCCTGATCGTGGAATTCGCAAAGGCGTTCTTCGACGCGGGAGCGACGCTCGAGGACGCCGCGATCGCCGCGGCCGGAGAACGGTTGCGGCCGATATTGATGACGTCCATCGCCTTCGTCGTCGGCACGCTGCCTCTGGTCGTGGCGACGGGAGCAGGTTCGGCCGCCCGCATTGCGATCGGCACGGCCGTGGTCGGCGGCATGTTCTCGGCGACGCTTCTGGCGATCTTCTTCGTGCCGGCTCTCTTCGTCTCCGTTTTGGGCGTCTTTCGCGTGAGGCCGAGCCGCAGCGTCGCGCATCCATCGACGCTGGCGACGCAAGAGGCGTGA
- a CDS encoding methyltransferase family protein, with protein MTRSYIKAKLLDLIFTSPVVAWFSLGIYGSSQMMGPSEGLLVNFSLAANIVLLCLIICVILLRPPSLRTAKGVLPKLAGAAGFLLPSFIVAVPQVDLSPSTKAISVGMALLGTLVSIAATIWLGRSFSILPQARALVTEGPYKLVRHPLYAGELLALIGIMFRYQQPWALCLTLLSIAIQWPRMNFEERVLEETFPSYKEYAGRTARLIPGVY; from the coding sequence ATGACGCGATCATACATCAAAGCGAAGCTGCTCGATCTCATTTTCACGAGCCCTGTCGTCGCATGGTTCTCTCTCGGCATTTATGGCTCGTCCCAGATGATGGGCCCGTCCGAAGGACTTCTCGTGAATTTCTCGCTCGCGGCCAATATCGTTCTTCTCTGTCTCATAATATGCGTGATCTTGCTGCGGCCTCCGTCTCTGCGGACCGCGAAAGGCGTTCTGCCGAAACTGGCGGGCGCCGCCGGCTTTCTCTTGCCGAGCTTCATAGTCGCCGTCCCACAAGTCGACCTGTCGCCTTCGACGAAGGCCATTTCGGTCGGCATGGCCCTACTCGGAACGCTCGTCTCCATCGCGGCGACGATTTGGCTCGGTCGCAGCTTCAGCATTCTTCCGCAAGCTCGCGCGCTGGTGACGGAAGGACCGTATAAGCTCGTGCGTCATCCGCTCTACGCGGGAGAATTATTGGCTCTGATCGGCATCATGTTTCGATATCAGCAGCCGTGGGCGCTGTGCTTGACGCTGCTATCGATCGCCATTCAATGGCCGCGCATGAATTTCGAAGAACGTGTGCTCGAAGAAACATTCCCATCATACAAGGAGTATGCGGGTCGCACCGCGAGGCTGATCCCCGGCGTTTACTGA
- a CDS encoding pirin family protein, whose product MSTRVSRVVPATTRTLGLGLSVSGVDCGALGVAASPIMLLDHFRVRAPPFPPHPHAGFAAVTYVLPDSDGGLRSRTSLGDDLVIGPGGIVWTQAGSGLIHEEAPSEAGRELHGVQIFVNASSSRKLTTPHVLRLERDGAPEWRNADGDHVRVIVGSFEGLSSPLVPVEPFRLLDVDLRRGFSFDVAAGDNALVYVLHGEILVHAEGDERRLAEEQAVTLRGDDTPAALEALRPARLLILSGAEIREQLVEQGPFIMNEQSQIDAAFARYRAGEMGRLTPMAKIRAPSNEASIERA is encoded by the coding sequence ATGTCTACTCGCGTTTCTCGCGTCGTCCCCGCGACGACACGGACCCTCGGCCTCGGCCTTTCCGTCAGCGGCGTCGATTGCGGTGCGCTCGGCGTCGCGGCCTCGCCCATCATGTTGCTGGACCACTTTCGTGTGAGAGCGCCGCCGTTTCCGCCGCATCCGCACGCCGGCTTTGCCGCCGTCACCTATGTGCTCCCGGATTCGGATGGAGGCCTGCGCAGCCGCACCTCGCTCGGCGACGATCTCGTCATTGGCCCCGGTGGGATCGTCTGGACGCAGGCGGGGAGCGGCCTGATCCATGAGGAGGCGCCGTCCGAAGCGGGTCGTGAGCTTCATGGCGTGCAGATTTTTGTGAACGCGAGCTCGAGCCGCAAGCTGACGACGCCGCATGTCCTCCGTCTCGAAAGAGATGGAGCGCCAGAATGGCGTAACGCCGATGGCGACCATGTGCGCGTGATCGTCGGATCCTTCGAAGGACTCTCGTCACCGCTCGTTCCGGTCGAGCCTTTCCGCCTGCTGGACGTCGATCTGCGTCGAGGATTCTCATTCGACGTCGCGGCCGGCGACAATGCGCTCGTCTATGTTCTTCACGGCGAAATTCTCGTGCACGCCGAAGGCGACGAACGACGACTCGCTGAAGAGCAGGCCGTCACGCTGCGCGGCGACGACACGCCGGCGGCTCTCGAGGCGCTGCGCCCCGCCCGTCTGCTGATCCTCTCGGGCGCAGAAATCCGCGAGCAGCTCGTCGAGCAAGGGCCGTTCATCATGAACGAGCAATCGCAGATCGACGCCGCCTTCGCGCGCTATCGAGCCGGCGAGATGGGTCGATTGACGCCCATGGCGAAGATCCGAGCGCCCTCGAACGAAGCGTCCATCGAACGAGCGTGA
- a CDS encoding NRAMP family divalent metal transporter: MTLHFNPTETAESAVLDEAHIGHIRGALGTIHHADHGPRIGFKRRLQTLLAILGPGLIVMVGDNDAGAFGTYAQAGQNYGTSLLWTLLLLVPVLYVNQEMVLRLGAVTGVGHARLIVERFGKFWGAFSVIDLFLLNALTIVTEFIGISLALSYLGVSRELGVALSAVVIMAAVGTGDFRRFERFALALCAGSLVLIPIFVMIHPPMAEVARDMFLVQLPKDGKLSEVMLLIIAIVGTTIAPWQLFFQQSYVIDKRITPRFIRYERVDLWLGIALVVIGAAAMMAFTAAAFAGRPEAGNFTDAGAVAEGLGRYAGRLPGILFALALIDASVIGAAAVSLSTAYALGDVLSLKHSLHRKPSDAKGFYGVYFALIAVSAGLVLTPGAPLGLLTNAVQTLAGVLLPSATVFLLLLCNDEAVLGPWVNGWGMNLFTGAIVAILVMLSIILTASVLFPEQTNETVILWILGGGSIATAAIAVATGGLHTRRRIARGAIGRHARDSWRMPPLHALPPAKLSMASRIWMSVLRCYLLLAGGLVLARIVALAVAH; this comes from the coding sequence ATGACCCTGCATTTCAACCCGACCGAAACCGCCGAGAGCGCTGTTCTCGACGAGGCCCATATCGGCCATATTCGCGGCGCGCTGGGCACGATCCATCACGCCGATCACGGCCCGCGCATCGGTTTCAAGCGCCGCCTCCAGACGCTTCTCGCCATTCTCGGTCCCGGCCTCATCGTCATGGTCGGCGACAATGACGCGGGCGCCTTCGGAACTTATGCTCAGGCGGGCCAGAACTATGGCACGAGCCTGCTGTGGACATTGCTGCTGCTCGTTCCCGTGCTCTACGTCAATCAGGAGATGGTGTTGCGCCTCGGCGCCGTCACGGGCGTTGGACACGCAAGGCTCATCGTCGAGCGTTTCGGCAAATTCTGGGGCGCGTTCAGCGTCATCGATCTCTTCCTGCTCAACGCGCTGACCATCGTCACCGAATTCATCGGCATATCTCTCGCGCTCTCCTATCTGGGCGTCTCGCGGGAGCTCGGCGTGGCGCTGTCGGCCGTCGTCATAATGGCGGCGGTCGGCACGGGCGACTTCCGCCGCTTCGAGCGCTTCGCTCTGGCGCTCTGCGCGGGCAGCCTTGTTCTCATTCCGATCTTCGTGATGATCCATCCGCCGATGGCGGAGGTCGCGCGCGACATGTTCCTCGTGCAGTTGCCGAAGGACGGCAAGCTCAGCGAAGTGATGCTGCTGATCATAGCGATCGTCGGCACGACCATCGCCCCCTGGCAGCTCTTTTTCCAGCAGAGCTATGTGATCGACAAGCGCATCACGCCGCGCTTCATTCGTTATGAGCGCGTCGATCTCTGGCTCGGCATAGCGCTCGTCGTCATCGGCGCGGCGGCGATGATGGCCTTCACGGCGGCGGCCTTCGCCGGACGTCCAGAGGCCGGAAACTTCACCGACGCCGGCGCCGTCGCGGAAGGATTGGGCCGATATGCCGGGCGCCTGCCGGGCATATTATTCGCCCTCGCGCTGATCGACGCCAGCGTCATCGGCGCCGCGGCGGTGTCGCTGTCCACGGCCTATGCGCTCGGCGACGTGCTTTCGCTGAAACATTCGCTGCATCGCAAGCCGTCCGACGCCAAAGGCTTCTATGGCGTCTATTTCGCGCTCATCGCCGTTTCGGCGGGCCTCGTGCTGACGCCCGGCGCGCCGCTCGGCCTGCTGACCAACGCCGTGCAGACGCTCGCCGGCGTCCTGCTGCCGAGCGCGACCGTATTTTTGCTGCTTCTCTGCAATGACGAGGCGGTCCTCGGCCCCTGGGTCAATGGCTGGGGCATGAATCTCTTCACCGGCGCGATCGTCGCGATTCTCGTGATGCTATCGATCATTTTGACCGCTTCCGTCTTGTTTCCAGAGCAGACGAACGAGACCGTCATTCTGTGGATCCTCGGCGGCGGCTCGATCGCGACCGCGGCCATCGCCGTCGCGACGGGCGGTCTCCACACGCGGCGGCGCATAGCGCGTGGCGCGATCGGCCGTCACGCACGCGACAGCTGGCGCATGCCGCCGCTGCACGCGCTGCCGCCGGCCAAGCTCTCGATGGCGAGCCGCATATGGATGAGCGTGCTACGCTGCTATCTTCTGCTCGCCGGAGGCCTCGTTCTCGCGCGCATCGTCGCGCTCGCGGTCGCACACTGA